From Methanobacterium petrolearium, a single genomic window includes:
- a CDS encoding MnmC family methyltransferase produces MKDITENPIYSPLTLERDVISLIRNWCEAEMRGDVNARHLAAVKIRKYLVETADGSFTLRSSVRNDASETMHTTHGAISEARIKFVEPLNIWENNEVKILDICSGLGINTAAALEAFFKVNNKSESNVINKLGPNVNKSESDINNKSDFNTNNKLEFKQIEIDMVEVSWETLAASLIIPSPIKYHNMVKKAVETYLINQKILTYPWEKEKIPDNVNIRVHCQDARKVLMNISKNKKYDAVFLDPFSPQKSPELYSQELIFKIKDLLTDDGVILTYTSSAPVRYALLYTGLEVGEGPSMGRSGGTIASPNIEKITKPLNNDDERMIALSDAGIPFKDPQLTSSPETLKQQRQKERIKARGNYKIASTVKTPVYLARDIEDEKIKRRALKHLRDVGITGLDCEKSHYLVCPQFSECICTCKQERPSTSRARIKEMEKRLTNITNSK; encoded by the coding sequence ATGAAAGATATCACTGAAAATCCAATATACAGTCCTTTAACTCTTGAACGGGATGTTATTTCCTTAATAAGGAATTGGTGTGAAGCTGAGATGAGAGGTGATGTTAACGCTCGTCATCTGGCAGCTGTGAAAATCAGGAAATATTTGGTGGAAACTGCAGATGGTTCCTTCACATTACGTTCATCAGTTCGAAATGATGCTTCAGAAACTATGCACACTACTCATGGTGCTATTTCCGAGGCACGGATTAAATTTGTGGAACCTCTAAATATTTGGGAGAATAACGAAGTCAAAATCCTTGACATTTGTAGTGGATTGGGCATCAATACCGCAGCGGCACTGGAAGCATTTTTCAAAGTAAACAATAAATCAGAATCCAATGTAATCAATAAATTAGGGCCCAATGTAAATAAATCAGAATCCGATATAAACAATAAATCAGACTTTAATACCAACAATAAATTAGAATTCAAACAAATTGAGATAGACATGGTTGAGGTATCCTGGGAGACTTTGGCTGCTTCTTTAATAATACCAAGCCCCATAAAATATCACAACATGGTTAAGAAGGCGGTGGAAACTTATCTTATCAACCAGAAAATCTTAACATATCCGTGGGAGAAAGAAAAGATCCCGGATAATGTCAACATACGTGTACATTGCCAGGATGCCAGGAAAGTATTGATGAACATCTCCAAAAACAAAAAATATGATGCTGTCTTTCTCGATCCATTTAGCCCCCAAAAATCACCGGAACTCTACAGTCAGGAATTAATTTTTAAAATAAAGGATCTGCTCACAGACGACGGTGTTATATTAACCTATACTTCATCTGCACCGGTAAGATATGCACTTCTTTATACTGGTTTGGAAGTGGGTGAAGGACCATCAATGGGACGTTCCGGAGGAACAATTGCTTCTCCAAATATAGAAAAAATAACCAAACCCCTGAATAATGATGACGAGCGTATGATTGCTTTGTCTGATGCAGGAATACCATTTAAAGATCCTCAATTAACCAGTTCACCCGAAACCCTTAAACAACAACGTCAAAAAGAACGAATTAAAGCCAGGGGCAATTATAAAATAGCATCTACTGTGAAAACACCAGTTTATTTAGCACGGGATATAGAAGATGAGAAAATAAAAAGAAGAGCATTAAAACATTTAAGAGATGTCGGGATCACAGGTTTAGATTGTGAAAAGTCACATTACCTGGTATGCCCCCAGTTTTCAGAATGCATATGTACATGTAAACAGGAAAGACCCTCAACTTCCCGG
- a CDS encoding flavodoxin family protein, with protein sequence MVKIIGIVGSPRKEGNTYTLVKEALIAAENVGADTELIHLGNAEIEPCIACDICKSTGECSIYDDMQDITSKLQEAHGIIIGSPVYFGNVTSQIKMFMDRSRPLRIDFKLKNKVAGAISVGASRNGGQETTINAIHQFLLIQDAIIVGDGAPKAHYGGTGVGGAKEDCESDEIGLETSRNLGTRVAELTFKINK encoded by the coding sequence TTGGTAAAAATTATTGGAATTGTTGGAAGCCCTAGAAAAGAAGGTAACACTTACACATTAGTAAAAGAAGCCCTTATAGCTGCTGAAAATGTTGGGGCAGACACTGAATTGATCCATTTGGGGAATGCTGAAATAGAACCATGTATTGCCTGTGATATATGTAAAAGCACTGGTGAATGTTCCATATATGATGATATGCAGGATATAACCAGTAAACTCCAGGAAGCCCATGGAATAATAATTGGCAGTCCAGTATACTTTGGAAATGTCACTTCTCAAATAAAGATGTTTATGGACCGCTCCCGTCCACTCAGGATAGACTTCAAACTGAAAAATAAAGTTGCCGGAGCAATCAGTGTGGGTGCATCTAGAAATGGAGGGCAGGAGACAACTATCAATGCAATCCATCAATTTTTATTAATCCAGGACGCCATTATTGTTGGTGACGGTGCCCCTAAGGCCCATTATGGGGGAACAGGTGTGGGCGGTGCTAAAGAAGATTGTGAAAGTGATGAAATTGGTTTGGAAACCTCCCGTAACCTGGGCACTAGAGTGGCAGAACTGACCTTTAAAATAAACAAATAA
- a CDS encoding glycosyltransferase family 2 protein: MTNETEQFLKKYGKKIFIVMPAFNESKTIENVMEELLLQGLQLVVVDDGSHDKTPFLVERVQKKYPEQVRLYRHPINRGLGAAIRTGVEACILEDPHVIVTFDADGQHHVDDLLPVIKPVIEDDADVVIGIRDFHVMPFRKKFGNVVMNIITSIFYRISVNDSQSGLRALSLDAAKNIELHSRDYGVSSELIGEVKRKQLKLVEVPIETIYTDYSLSKGTDTRIGLKILAKLIKNIFK, encoded by the coding sequence TTGACCAATGAAACAGAACAGTTTCTCAAAAAATATGGGAAAAAAATTTTCATTGTCATGCCTGCATTCAATGAATCCAAAACAATTGAGAATGTTATGGAGGAATTACTGCTCCAAGGGCTGCAACTCGTAGTGGTTGATGATGGTTCTCATGATAAGACTCCATTTTTAGTGGAAAGAGTGCAGAAAAAGTATCCGGAACAGGTACGTTTGTACAGACACCCAATTAACCGGGGATTAGGAGCAGCAATTCGTACAGGTGTTGAAGCATGTATTCTTGAGGATCCCCATGTAATTGTAACCTTTGATGCTGATGGTCAGCACCATGTCGATGATCTGCTTCCAGTTATTAAGCCAGTTATTGAAGATGATGCAGATGTTGTAATTGGAATCAGAGATTTTCATGTGATGCCTTTTCGCAAAAAATTTGGGAACGTGGTGATGAACATCATCACCAGCATTTTCTACCGAATAAGTGTTAATGACTCTCAGTCAGGACTTAGAGCACTCTCTTTAGATGCAGCCAAAAACATTGAATTACATTCACGGGATTATGGAGTGTCCTCAGAACTTATAGGTGAAGTCAAACGAAAACAACTAAAACTGGTAGAAGTGCCAATTGAAACAATTTACACTGATTACTCCCTTTCTAAGGGTACTGATACTAGAATTGGACTTAAAATTCTTGCCAAATTGATCAAAAATATTTTTAAATGA
- a CDS encoding DUF2304 domain-containing protein has translation MLIYQFIGIIIGIVGIIISIVRFKDGKMSLGMLIVWIAIWILLIIFSLYPTATSLLSSITGIGRGLDIILIFGLIGSFYFIFKIYGMIENVEEEITQLTREIALNQGKNPNEKLDDEK, from the coding sequence ATGTTAATATACCAATTTATTGGAATAATCATAGGTATAGTGGGTATAATAATATCAATTGTAAGGTTTAAGGATGGAAAAATGTCCTTGGGCATGCTCATAGTTTGGATTGCTATTTGGATCCTGCTGATTATATTCTCACTTTATCCTACTGCTACCTCCTTACTGTCTAGTATCACAGGCATAGGAAGAGGATTGGACATTATTCTCATATTTGGGTTAATAGGTTCATTCTATTTCATATTCAAAATTTATGGTATGATTGAGAATGTTGAAGAAGAGATCACCCAATTGACCAGGGAAATTGCCTTGAATCAAGGAAAAAATCCTAATGAAAAATTAGATGATGAAAAATAA
- a CDS encoding glycosyltransferase, whose translation MAKKILILVESLKVGGGSERFAAILGSELHDQGFEVSYLTLMDEDPKFEFKGDYYTLNMGYIYVNSLKRAFDLLRYSPKIKRICEDLDIDTIISVSEMANFYAVLSCRLFGNNVRLIISQHINPEIFLDDPLKNRLIKFFYPQADEIICVSKEIEKVLNESYHLKNTSTIYNMMDIAQNHKLSENEVPDDCKHFFKGNNDKYFTFINVGRLKCQKGQWFLIRSFRKVVDKHQNARLFILGKGDLKVDLRKNLEGLIDDLDLNENVFLLGEQENVFPFLKKSDCFILSSLWEGFGLVLVEALSMDLPIISTDCKVGPREVLSPELDLDKDVDYPYFGKHAILTQNFPNQLLFKNLEQVPLNESEKMLSDLMIRIIEDSSLRKTYSHGSGRAEDFSNKKIIKDWDEILLYD comes from the coding sequence ATGGCAAAAAAAATTTTGATTCTGGTAGAATCATTGAAAGTAGGTGGGGGTTCTGAAAGGTTCGCTGCAATTTTAGGTAGTGAACTTCATGATCAGGGGTTTGAAGTTTCTTATTTAACTTTAATGGATGAAGATCCTAAATTTGAATTTAAAGGAGATTACTACACCCTTAACATGGGTTACATATATGTTAATAGTTTAAAACGAGCATTTGATCTTTTAAGATATTCTCCTAAGATTAAAAGAATCTGTGAGGATTTAGATATAGATACCATAATTTCAGTTTCTGAGATGGCTAATTTCTATGCTGTTTTAAGTTGCAGGCTTTTTGGTAACAATGTTCGCCTCATCATCTCCCAGCATATAAATCCTGAAATATTTTTAGATGACCCATTGAAAAACCGGTTAATTAAATTTTTTTATCCACAAGCCGATGAGATTATCTGTGTTTCTAAGGAAATTGAAAAGGTTCTCAATGAAAGTTACCATTTAAAAAACACTTCAACCATCTATAACATGATGGATATTGCACAAAACCATAAATTATCTGAAAACGAAGTCCCTGATGATTGTAAACATTTTTTCAAAGGGAATAATGATAAATATTTCACATTTATTAATGTTGGTCGTCTTAAATGTCAGAAAGGGCAATGGTTTTTGATTCGTAGCTTTCGGAAAGTGGTGGATAAACATCAAAATGCCAGACTCTTTATTTTAGGAAAAGGTGATTTAAAAGTTGATCTAAGAAAGAATTTGGAAGGTTTAATTGATGATCTTGATTTGAATGAAAATGTGTTTCTTTTAGGTGAACAGGAAAATGTATTTCCCTTTCTAAAAAAAAGTGATTGTTTCATCTTAAGTTCTCTATGGGAAGGATTTGGGCTGGTCTTAGTGGAAGCGCTTTCAATGGATCTTCCCATAATATCCACAGACTGCAAAGTTGGTCCGAGAGAAGTTCTCAGTCCTGAACTTGATTTGGACAAGGATGTTGATTATCCTTATTTTGGTAAACATGCTATTCTCACACAAAACTTCCCCAACCAACTTTTATTTAAAAATTTAGAACAAGTACCCTTGAATGAATCTGAAAAGATGTTATCAGATCTGATGATAAGGATAATTGAAGATTCATCTTTGAGAAAAACGTATTCCCATGGTAGTGGAAGGGCAGAAGATTTTTCCAACAAGAAAATTATCAAAGATTGGGATGAAATATTATTATATGATTAA
- a CDS encoding oligosaccharide flippase family protein, whose protein sequence is MKHLNEYKIFVQRIGLVGIANILVQLSALILLPILTKSFSISDYGIWVQINTTIALLPNFATLGLPYTMVRFLSAETDNEKIRDGFYSILSIVVVSTFIISLLLLIFSKAIASAIFDGDVNVAMLLSLIVFIACLNTLLLNFFRTFQEMKKYSLFLLLQTYLGVFIVSYLAINGFGIFMAALGLLIANIITFIVMLAFIILNIGIKIPNFKDLREYLSFGLPTIPGNLSSWIVNSSDRYIIGIFLGAAFVGYYSPGYTLGYCISILMAPFALLLPSVLPQYYDEDNIEKVVLFLKYSMKYFLLIAIPSTFGLSILSKPVLMILTTPEIALNGYLITPLTALSSLLYGVYAIISNVLVLEKKTKVIGTIWILVAVLNLGLNIFLIPYYGILAAAVTTLIAYALAFILTLRYSTNYLESDFKFILKSVTASIVMSGLLIFINPQSLLNIIIAVIISAFVYFGLLILLRGIEKEEFQFFKEMLGKN, encoded by the coding sequence GTGAAACATTTGAATGAATACAAAATCTTTGTGCAAAGAATTGGATTGGTTGGAATAGCAAACATTCTGGTTCAATTAAGCGCTTTAATATTACTTCCTATTTTAACTAAATCTTTTTCAATAAGTGACTATGGTATTTGGGTACAAATAAACACCACCATTGCATTATTACCAAACTTTGCAACCTTAGGGCTTCCTTACACCATGGTTAGATTTTTATCGGCAGAGACAGATAATGAAAAAATACGGGACGGTTTTTATTCAATTTTGAGTATTGTTGTTGTTTCCACTTTCATCATATCCCTATTATTGTTGATATTTTCTAAGGCCATAGCATCAGCTATTTTTGATGGTGATGTTAATGTGGCTATGTTATTATCATTGATCGTTTTTATAGCCTGTCTAAATACATTGTTATTGAATTTCTTTAGAACTTTCCAAGAAATGAAAAAGTATTCCCTCTTTTTACTGTTGCAAACATATCTAGGAGTATTTATTGTATCTTATTTAGCAATTAATGGATTTGGCATTTTTATGGCAGCATTAGGACTTCTAATTGCCAATATAATCACATTTATAGTGATGTTAGCATTTATAATTTTGAATATTGGCATTAAGATTCCAAACTTTAAAGATCTAAGGGAATACCTATCATTTGGACTTCCCACCATTCCTGGAAACCTATCATCATGGATTGTTAATTCCAGTGACCGGTATATTATAGGAATATTTTTAGGCGCGGCTTTTGTTGGGTATTACTCCCCAGGTTACACTCTTGGATATTGCATATCAATTCTCATGGCTCCTTTCGCCCTTTTACTACCATCAGTGCTGCCACAATACTATGATGAGGATAATATTGAAAAGGTGGTATTATTCCTGAAGTATTCAATGAAATACTTCCTTTTAATTGCAATCCCCTCAACATTTGGATTATCCATTCTTTCAAAACCGGTCCTAATGATATTAACCACACCGGAAATCGCTTTGAATGGTTATTTAATAACACCATTAACTGCTTTGAGTAGCCTTCTTTACGGTGTTTATGCTATTATTAGCAACGTGCTTGTATTGGAAAAGAAAACAAAAGTGATAGGAACAATTTGGATTCTGGTTGCTGTATTGAATTTAGGCCTTAACATTTTTTTAATACCATATTATGGAATACTAGCTGCAGCTGTAACTACATTAATTGCATACGCACTTGCATTTATCCTTACCTTAAGATACTCTACTAATTATCTTGAATCTGATTTCAAGTTTATTCTTAAAAGTGTGACAGCATCAATTGTCATGTCAGGACTCCTTATCTTCATAAACCCACAAAGCCTTTTAAATATTATAATTGCAGTAATAATTTCTGCATTTGTCTACTTTGGTTTATTAATACTATTAAGAGGGATAGAAAAAGAAGAATTCCAATTTTTTAAAGAAATGTTAGGTAAGAATTAG
- a CDS encoding cytidylyltransferase domain-containing protein translates to MRNNLLCCEKNIFLNHITYQFSHNHQIPRIIKMEKEILAIIPARGGSKTIPGKNIRDMHGKPLIAWTIESALECEFLDETVVSTDDPKISEISKKYGAEVPFLRPKKISEDNSPTIDALIYTIDSLKNMGHNPEIIVLLQPTSPLRTVKDIQTALELFFKHKTCNSVVSVSEYEHSPYWSLKIEKGYLKPNFGDEYFNTRRQDLPELYMPNGAIYISSEPNLRKFGGFFSDKIIPYVMPKERSVDIDTMMDFKLAELILGELNEEY, encoded by the coding sequence ATGAGGAATAACCTTTTATGTTGTGAAAAAAATATATTTTTAAATCATATTACTTATCAATTCTCACATAATCATCAAATTCCAAGGATAATTAAAATGGAAAAAGAGATTTTAGCTATTATACCCGCGAGAGGTGGGAGTAAGACTATTCCTGGTAAAAACATTAGGGATATGCATGGTAAACCTTTAATTGCATGGACCATTGAATCAGCTTTAGAATGTGAATTTTTAGATGAAACAGTTGTGAGTACTGATGATCCGAAGATTTCTGAAATCTCAAAAAAATATGGAGCAGAAGTACCCTTCTTAAGACCCAAAAAAATATCTGAAGATAATTCCCCTACAATTGATGCACTTATTTATACTATTGATTCTTTGAAAAATATGGGTCATAATCCAGAAATTATCGTCTTACTACAACCAACTTCTCCTTTAAGAACAGTTAAAGATATACAAACAGCATTGGAACTCTTCTTTAAACATAAGACTTGTAATTCAGTGGTCAGTGTTTCAGAATATGAACATTCCCCATACTGGAGCCTGAAGATTGAAAAAGGTTATCTAAAGCCTAACTTTGGAGATGAATATTTCAATACAAGGAGACAGGACCTTCCAGAGTTATACATGCCTAATGGGGCTATATATATCTCTTCTGAACCGAATTTGCGAAAATTTGGGGGATTTTTCAGTGATAAAATTATTCCATATGTAATGCCTAAAGAGAGAAGTGTTGATATTGATACAATGATGGACTTTAAATTAGCAGAGCTAATCTTAGGGGAATTAAATGAAGAATATTAA
- the neuB gene encoding N-acetylneuraminate synthase has product MKNIKIKDTSIGNEHPCFIIAEAGVNHNGSLNIAKKLVDAAKDVGSDAVKFQTFKTDSVVTKSAPKAEYQKKFSNAPSQYDMIKKLELSADEFRELSDYAKEKGIIFLSSPFDEESVDLLDEIGVPAFKLGSGEITNLPLIKHIISKGKPLILSTGMASLCEIEDAITAIKDKPIDLTLMYCVTNYPASVEEVDLNIMNTLHNTFKFPVGFSDHTMGIELTVAAVALGACVIEKHFTLDRNLEGPDHKASLEPEEFKTMVDSIRNVEKGMGNGVKKLTDNELSIKKMARKSIMAGRDIQKGEILKKDMLTIKRPETGIYPKYIDLIIGKKVNKPVLKDEPIKWDLLK; this is encoded by the coding sequence ATGAAGAATATTAAAATTAAAGACACATCTATAGGAAACGAACATCCCTGTTTTATAATTGCCGAAGCAGGTGTCAATCATAATGGATCACTTAATATTGCTAAAAAGCTTGTTGATGCAGCTAAAGATGTTGGTTCAGACGCAGTTAAGTTTCAAACCTTTAAAACTGATTCGGTAGTTACCAAAAGTGCTCCTAAAGCAGAATATCAGAAAAAATTTAGCAATGCTCCCTCTCAATATGACATGATTAAAAAATTAGAGCTTTCCGCTGATGAATTCAGAGAACTATCAGATTATGCAAAAGAAAAAGGAATCATCTTTTTATCTTCACCATTTGATGAGGAAAGTGTTGATTTACTGGATGAAATTGGAGTACCTGCTTTTAAACTAGGTTCAGGTGAGATAACCAACCTTCCACTAATAAAACATATAATTAGTAAGGGCAAACCACTCATCCTTTCCACAGGAATGGCCTCTTTATGCGAAATAGAAGATGCAATAACCGCAATTAAAGATAAACCCATTGATCTAACATTAATGTATTGTGTAACAAATTATCCTGCATCTGTGGAGGAAGTTGATCTAAATATAATGAACACCCTCCACAATACTTTCAAATTCCCTGTCGGGTTTTCTGATCATACTATGGGTATTGAATTAACTGTGGCAGCAGTTGCATTAGGAGCCTGTGTTATTGAGAAACATTTTACTTTAGATCGCAATTTAGAGGGACCTGATCATAAAGCATCCTTAGAACCTGAAGAATTCAAAACTATGGTTGATTCTATACGCAATGTGGAGAAAGGCATGGGTAATGGTGTTAAAAAATTGACTGATAATGAATTGTCAATTAAAAAAATGGCTAGAAAGAGTATTATGGCTGGAAGGGACATTCAAAAAGGCGAGATATTGAAAAAAGATATGTTAACCATTAAAAGGCCAGAAACTGGTATTTACCCCAAATATATTGATTTAATCATTGGTAAAAAGGTCAACAAACCAGTGCTGAAGGATGAACCAATTAAGTGGGATCTACTCAAATGA
- the neuC gene encoding UDP-N-acetylglucosamine 2-epimerase codes for MKKRKILYITGTRADYGLMRSVLFEIQNSESLDLEIIVTGMHLMEEFGMTVDEIVKDGFCYHALNAIFKEDDKYSMAKFIGKTICLLTDMIKDIKPDLILLLGDRGEMLAGAIVGAYLNIPTAHLHGGEITSTVDEYARHAITKLVNIHFPATKKSAERIRAMGEDPENIYMVGAPGLDSILKDELYDENEICSKYNLDPKKPVILMIQHPVTLEVDDASAQILETLKAIKKLEYQTLIIYPNADAGGRKMIKKIKEYDKLPFIQSFKNIPRKDFISLLRVVSLIIGNSSSGIIEAPSFKLPVVNIGSRQKNRECAQNVLNINYDTEEIKKAIEKALYDEEFLENVENCQNPYGEGNTATAIVKILKDINLDDNILNKALNYD; via the coding sequence ATGAAAAAAAGAAAAATTTTATACATTACCGGGACTCGTGCTGATTATGGTCTTATGAGGTCGGTGTTATTTGAGATCCAAAATAGTGAGAGTCTGGATTTAGAGATCATCGTTACAGGCATGCATTTAATGGAAGAATTTGGAATGACGGTTGATGAAATAGTCAAGGATGGATTCTGTTATCATGCCTTAAATGCGATTTTCAAGGAAGATGACAAATATTCCATGGCTAAATTTATTGGAAAAACCATATGCCTCCTAACAGACATGATTAAAGATATTAAGCCAGATTTAATTCTTTTGTTGGGTGATCGTGGTGAAATGCTTGCCGGGGCTATAGTTGGTGCCTATCTCAATATTCCTACTGCCCATTTACATGGAGGAGAAATAACTTCAACTGTTGATGAGTATGCCAGACACGCCATAACTAAACTGGTTAACATTCATTTTCCTGCCACAAAAAAAAGTGCCGAAAGAATAAGGGCCATGGGTGAAGATCCAGAAAATATTTATATGGTGGGTGCTCCAGGTTTAGATTCCATATTGAAGGATGAATTATACGATGAAAACGAAATCTGTTCTAAATATAATCTGGATCCAAAAAAACCGGTTATTTTAATGATTCAACATCCAGTCACATTGGAGGTAGATGATGCATCTGCTCAAATTCTGGAAACGTTGAAAGCGATTAAAAAGTTGGAATATCAAACTCTGATTATATATCCTAATGCAGATGCCGGCGGACGAAAGATGATAAAAAAAATAAAGGAGTATGATAAACTACCTTTCATACAATCTTTTAAGAACATTCCACGAAAAGATTTCATAAGTTTGTTGAGAGTTGTTAGCCTCATAATTGGTAACTCCAGTAGTGGAATAATTGAAGCCCCCTCCTTTAAATTACCGGTAGTTAACATAGGTTCACGGCAGAAAAATAGAGAATGTGCTCAAAATGTGTTAAATATTAACTACGATACTGAAGAAATTAAAAAGGCAATTGAAAAAGCGCTTTATGATGAAGAATTCTTGGAGAATGTAGAAAACTGTCAGAATCCATATGGTGAAGGAAATACCGCCACTGCAATAGTTAAAATTCTTAAAGATATAAATCTTGACGATAATATATTAAACAAGGCTTTAAACTATGACTGA
- a CDS encoding acyltransferase has product MNEYNWVVQNKKKFFLGYKTDVGAFTYINAKNGVTIEDYAQIGSHCSIYSISTIDNKQGPVVLKRNCRIGSHSIVMPNVTIGKNSIVGAFSFINQDIPENVIAFGVPVKIKRKLTEEEIEKLEEDI; this is encoded by the coding sequence ATGAATGAATATAATTGGGTAGTCCAGAATAAAAAAAAATTTTTTTTAGGATATAAAACTGATGTAGGGGCATTTACATATATAAATGCCAAAAACGGTGTGACAATTGAAGATTATGCACAAATCGGCTCCCATTGCTCCATATACTCAATTTCCACCATAGACAATAAACAAGGACCAGTGGTCCTCAAAAGAAATTGTAGAATTGGAAGTCATTCTATAGTGATGCCTAATGTTACCATTGGAAAAAATTCCATAGTAGGAGCATTCAGTTTTATCAACCAGGACATACCAGAAAACGTTATTGCTTTCGGTGTTCCAGTTAAAATTAAAAGAAAACTAACTGAAGAAGAGATAGAAAAATTAGAAGAGGATATTTAA
- a CDS encoding DegT/DnrJ/EryC1/StrS family aminotransferase — MTWKIPLFKILWDEDDVEAVDQEIKSGMNWAVGENVEKFETLLNEEMGSKYSIAFNSGTSAIHALLYAHGIGSGDEVIVPSFTFIATANAPFFVGAKPMFADIEEETLGLDPESVNEMITPKTRAIMPIHYGGCPCKIRELRELADDNDLILIEDAAEAMGAKIKDKMVGTFGDSAILSFCQNKIITTGEGGAVLTDSREIYEKLLLTRSHGRLETEDYFSSLEPFDYVTLGYNFRMSNITAALGISQLKKLEKIIAMRRKNSQYYNKKLEPLNNHIRPLVTPKDYYNVYQLYNTFVEKRDELMRYLGDKGIMSKIYFDPVHLSYFYKNKLNYKCDLPVTEKISKKILTLPMYPGLKEEEIDLVANEIANFYE, encoded by the coding sequence ATGACATGGAAGATTCCACTTTTCAAAATACTTTGGGATGAAGATGATGTTGAAGCAGTTGATCAGGAGATAAAATCCGGTATGAACTGGGCTGTGGGTGAGAATGTAGAAAAATTTGAAACCCTGCTCAATGAGGAAATGGGAAGTAAATATTCCATAGCTTTCAATTCCGGAACTTCAGCTATTCATGCGCTCCTTTATGCTCATGGAATAGGATCCGGTGATGAAGTTATTGTTCCATCATTCACGTTTATTGCAACTGCCAATGCCCCTTTTTTTGTTGGTGCTAAGCCCATGTTTGCAGATATAGAAGAAGAAACATTAGGCCTGGATCCTGAAAGTGTAAATGAAATGATCACACCCAAAACCAGGGCAATCATGCCTATACACTACGGTGGATGCCCCTGCAAAATAAGAGAATTAAGAGAACTGGCTGATGATAATGATTTGATTTTAATTGAAGATGCAGCTGAAGCTATGGGGGCTAAAATTAAGGACAAAATGGTTGGAACCTTTGGAGATTCTGCTATTCTAAGTTTTTGTCAGAATAAAATCATCACCACCGGGGAAGGGGGGGCTGTGCTCACTGATTCAAGAGAAATCTACGAAAAACTCCTTTTAACAAGATCACATGGTAGATTAGAAACTGAGGATTATTTTTCATCACTGGAACCCTTTGATTATGTGACATTAGGATACAACTTTAGAATGTCCAACATCACAGCAGCATTGGGAATATCTCAACTTAAAAAACTAGAAAAAATCATTGCCATGAGAAGAAAAAACAGCCAATACTATAATAAAAAATTAGAACCTCTGAATAACCATATTAGGCCATTAGTCACTCCGAAAGATTATTATAATGTTTATCAACTTTACAATACATTTGTTGAAAAAAGAGATGAATTAATGAGGTATTTGGGTGATAAAGGTATTATGAGCAAAATTTACTTTGACCCGGTGCATTTATCCTACTTCTATAAAAATAAATTAAACTACAAATGTGATCTTCCAGTTACCGAAAAAATTTCAAAAAAGATCTTAACATTACCCATGTACCCTGGTCTTAAAGAAGAGGAAATTGATTTGGTAGCAAATGAGATTGCAAATTTTTATGAATGA